In Providencia hangzhouensis, the DNA window ACATTTTTTTATGGAGCGTTTTTCAACTGAACCAGAGGTTGTTGATAGTGAAGATATTCTTACATTAAAAATCCGTCAACGATTGGTCGACTTTAAAGTCCCTGTAGGTACTTCTTTATTATCTGCACTGGAGCAAAATAAACAGCCCGTTATTGCAGCTTGCCGAGCAGGGGTTTGTGGAAGCTGTAAAACAAAAGTGTTATCAGGTAAATACACAACAACAAGCACAATGACATTAACTGAAGCAGAAATAGCTGAGGGCTATGTTTTAGCTTGTAGTTGCCAATTACAGGGTGACACTGAAATAGCGTAAAATTATATAACATGTGCAAACTGTCTCATTAGAGTATTAATGGGACAGTATTATTTAAAATAAATCATAGTAATTATTTACAATACTCAAAATGAGAGTGCAATTAATGTTTCGGTAGTGAGCTATTTAAAAAATAAATAGATAATTTACTTAATGTATTAATCGCTGATACAGCAACCTCTTTGTTTGGGTCCTGACATAAGTCTATGATTCGTATGATGGCATCATTATATTCAATCGTTGCTTTGAAATCACCTAAAGCAGAAATGGCAGCAATTTTGATTTCATCGTTTACGCGAAATGTTAGTTTCGTTAACATTCCAACAATTACTTTATCCATAATAAAACTTTCACTGTTATATAAAATAAAAAATATTCTAAGATAATTCTTGTAATATTTAATACTAAATTGATATCTGCAATTAAATATTAACAATTTAAAAGAATGCTTTTTAATGATAATTTCGAATTAAATAATGCCTTAAGTGTATTTTCTTACTTCATTATTTGTTTGCTGGCTTATTTTTAATATAAAAAACCAACTAATGACTGATATTAGTGATTACTTGTACTCTAATAAAGCGTTTTAATTATATTAAATTGGGCTTACTCCTTTATATTGTTTTTTTTGTATTGTACGGTAAATAGAGAATTAAGTTTTGATTAATTATCGGTAAGGTTTACTAAATAATATTACAAATGATACTTTGATTTCTCAAAGGGTTGGTTATTGATAAGTAAATAAATATATTTACTTCAATTCTAATATTCATTCTTATTATTAGTTACATTTTGTTACTTTATAAAGATATATTTAATATAAACTTAAACGGAACCTAAACAATAAGTTTTCCATGCGTAAAAAAACGTAGATATAGGGTGGCAATTAATTCACCAATGGGTATAATTCGCGCCGCATCCAAAGTGCAGTATCTCGTTAGGCGAGGCTCCTATACAAACATAGGTTACTGATCTGACGACGTCGAGAGACGCCCAAGATTAGGACAGGATATATCGACCGAAGGTATATCCCCATGTAACTTCCTGCTAAGTCAGGATACGTTGTATAGTGCTAAAACCGAGACGAAGAGATAGCTTTCGCATTCTCTCATCTGGTTTCGCCCCTATGTGAGTACTGTTTGAGTAACCAACAGTAATAGGGACTAAAAAAATGACATTCACTACCCAGAACAAAGCGGGAGCAGTTGCTATTGCTCAATCCGCAATGAAAGGCGCACGCCTCAAAGACAATAACACACAGCCAGCAAAAGTTGATGATGCAACAGTCAGCGCTTATATGAGTCAATCATATTTGCCAGTATCTGTCGCAGACTCAATAGCTTGCGTGAAAAAAAATCTTATTGAACACCTTGATGGCGAGCAAATCCCAACCTATTTATTTGTTGTCGACAATGACAATTATTTAAATGGCATTCTTTCAGTTAAATCATTATTAGCTTCACCTGAAAATTTATTAGTGTCTGATATCATGCGACACAATTATTTTTCTGTTGCCCCAGAACAATCACGTCATGATGTTTATGATCTGATTAATCATAGCGGTTTAGATATGATACCTGTGGTGCAATTTGGCAAATTAATGGGTGTTTTGCGTCCGCAAGATATCGCCGAACTGATTGAAGATGAGAATACACTTGATGCGCAGCTACAAGGCGCTACCACCCCATTAGATGAGCCCTACTTAACGACAAGCCCTGTAACTTTATGGCGTAAACGTGTCGTTTGGTTGTTGATGCTATTTGTGGCCGAAGCGTATACAGGAACTGTATTAAAAGCATTTGAAGAACAACTCGAAGCCGCAATTTCGTTAGCGTTTTTCATTCCGCTGTTGATTGGTACAGGCGGTAATAGTGGAACACAAATTACATCAACATTAGTCCGTGCTATGGCACTGGGTGAGGTGAGTTTACGTAACCTTGGTACCGTACTGAAGAAAGAGGTTTCTACCTCATTTTTAGTAGCGGTGACCATCGGTGGTGCGGCATTAATTCGTGCATGGATTTTAGGTGTTGGCCACGAAGTGACTATTGTGGTTAGCTTAACCATCGTTGCCATTACAATGTGGAGTGCGATTGTTTCTTCAATCATTCCAATGGTATTGAAGAAAATGAAAGTGGACCCAGCAGTTGTTTCTGCCCCGTTCATTGCAACTTTCATTGATGGTACAGGCTTAATTATCTACTTTGAAATCGCAAAATTAGTGATGACGGAGTTTGCTTAAGCGCACACCTCAAACTTGATGCGGCAGAAAGTCTAATTTTCTGCCGCAGCGACAGAAATCCCTTCTTGTTTCAATACTTCTCCACATTTTCGGCATAAATATTGGTTTTCACCACGTAGTACTTTGTTGTGGCGGCGTATGGTTAATTCATGGGACACTTCACAGGCACAACGGTAGAGAAATGTTTTACTTTTTACTGTTGTAACCGCAAAGTTGTGCGTACGTTTCGCCGTGACTTCCAGTACGTGTTGCATCATCCATTTCCATTCTTTGCCATGAGGTGCGATACCTTTGCGGCCAAATACATGAAAAACCAACAAATGCGCTAATTCATGAGGCACAACCTCATCAATAAATTGCTCTGCATTTTCGATAAGTAAACTGGGGTTAAGGCGAATTTCCCATTCTTTTAAGTAAGCACTACCCGCAGTTGTCCCCCGTTGTTTGTAATTAACCGTTGGCTCTGAAAATGACTGTTCGAGTTTGTGTTCTGCAAGTGCGAGTTTTTCTCGCAATGTGCGCATGACTTGTTGCTGTAAAAAGAGTGGAACACGGATTGTTTTCATGGGGTAAAGGATACGTGAAGGTAATGGACATAAACAAGCAATAATTGACAGTAATTATATAAAAACATATATTGTATTTTTATATAATATTAACTAGAAATAACATATGCCCAATAATACCTCTGAACAGCAACTGTTAGCGATGAAGCAGGCCGCATCAGAAACGGCTTCATTATTGAAAACACTAGGGAATCCAGATCGCTTAATTTTATTATGCCAATTAACACAGGGTGAAGCCTGCGTTAGCGAGTTAGAAGAGCAGTTAGGAATATTACAACCGACACTCTCTCAACAATTAACAGTATTGCGTAATGAAGGCTTAGTGATGACGCGTCGAGAAGGAAAGCGCATTTACTATGCGATAGCAGATGAAAAATTATTTACGTTGCTCAATACGTTATATCAGCTTTATTGCCCTGTGAAGGAGAAATGAAATGACAATAGATTGGGCTAATTTTACGCCACTTTCTGCCGCGATTGGCGGTGTGTTGATTGGCTTAGCCGCAGCAATTTTATTAGTGTTTAACGGTCGTATTGCAGGTATCAGCGGTATTTTAGGCGGGTTATTGAAACCAGCTAAGGGGGATACTGCATGGAAATTGGCATTTATTATTGGTTTGATGAGCGCCCCAACGTTGTTTACTTGGTTGGCGTATACACCAGAAGTTAACATTGCGACCAGCACACCTATTTTAGTATTAGCTGGGTTATTTGTCGGTTTTGGCTCACGACTGGGAAGTGGCTGTACTAGCGGTCATGGGATCTGCGGTATGGCAAGGTTATCCCGTCGTTCAATTGTTGCAGTATTAGTCTTTATGATTGTTGCTTTTGCGACAGTCGCACTAGCCAACCATTATGGGATAGGGAGATAAAGCAATGCCTATTCTTATCGCATTAATTTCAGGGATACTGTTTGGTTTAGGATTGGTCATTGCCGGGATGGGAAATCCAGCAAAAATTTTGGCATTTTTAGATATTACGGGAACGTGGGATCCTTCTTTATTAATTACGATGGCAGTTGGAATGGTAATCAGTGGTATTGCTTTCTTAGGGGTTAAAAAACGCTCTGTTAGTGTACTTAATTGCCCATTGCAAATTCCTACCAATCAAACGATAGATAAAAAACTAGTCACCGGAAGTGTATTATTTGGTGTGGGGTGGGGGTTAGCGGGGATTTGCCCAGGACCTGCATTATTGTTAACAGGAATGGGATTGACACAAGGGATAATATTTACATTAGCAATGGTTGCGGGGATGGCTATCTTCCAGTTTACGCAAAAAAATTAATCGCTCATTGTGAGCAATAAAAAACCCATCATTTGATGGGTTTTTGTATGTGACTTATTGACTAAAGAGATTACAGGCCTGCAGCGGCACGCAATGCTTCAGCTTTGTCAGTTTTTTCCCAAGGGAACTGAGAACGACCAAAATGGCCATATGAAGCAGTTTGTTGGTAAATCGGGTGTAATAAATCAAGCATTTTGATTAAGCCATAAGGGCGTAAATCAAAGAATTCACGAACTAATTGAATCAATAATGACTCATCAACTTTACCTGTTCCAAAGGTTTCTACCATAATCGATGTCGGTTCTGCCACGCCGATAGCGTAAGAAACTTGGATTTCACAACGGTCAGCAAGGCCCGCGGCAACAATGTTTTTTGCCACGTAACGTGCTGCATAGGCTGCTGAACGGTCAACTTTTGACGGGTCTTTACCAGAGAATGCCCCACCACCATGGCGAGCCATACCGCCGTAAGTATCTACAATAATTTTACGGCCTGTTAAACCACAGTCACCCATAGGACCACCGATAACAAAGCGACCCGTTGGGTTAATAAAGTATTTTGTATCTTTTGATAACCATTCTGCCGGTAGGACTGGCTTGATGATTTCTTCCATCACGGCTTCATGCAGGTCTTTTTGTTGAATATCTTCAGAATGCTGAGTAGATAAAACAACAGCGTCAATACCGACAATTTTATTATTGTCATATTGGAAAGTAACCTGACTTTTTGCATCTGGGCGTAACCATGGCAATGTGCCATTTTTACGGACATCTGCTTGGCGTTGAACTAAGCGGTGTGCATAAGTAATAGGAGCAGGCATTAATACATCAGTTTCGTTGGTTGCATAACCAAACATTAGGCCTTGGTCACCAGCACCTTGTTCTGATGGGTCAACACGGTCAACACCTTGATTGATATCGGGCGACTGTTTACCAATCGCACTTAAAACGGCACATGAATTGGCATCGAAGCCCATTTCGGAACTGGTGTAGCCAATTTCGCGAACAGTTTTGCGCGTGATTTCTTCAATATCAACCCAAGCACTGGTGGTGATTTCTCCCCCGACCATTACCATACCTGTTTTGACGTAGGTTTCGCAGGCAACGCGAGCTTTCGGGTCTTGTTCCAGAATAGCATCAAGTACTGCGTCAGAGATTTGATCAGCAATTTTATCTGGATGCCCTTCTGATACAGACTCAGAAGTAAAGAGATGTGTAGCCATGAGATTAATACCTTAAGAATTCGCAAATTTATAATTGGATGTTTTAACATCTAGACGGCTATTTTAGTCCCATACAGTAAAAATTTCTACCTGTATTTATATAAAAAACGAATAGAGACATAAAACAACCATTGGTAAAGTTTTATCGCAATTTAGTCATTTTGGTTTTGCTTTTTGAGCGCAATAGATGTATAAACTGCGACCGTAACGGATGGTTGTTATTTCCCGTTATATACCAGCAGAATAATATAAAACTTCTGCTATCTATCAGGAATGTTTATAAACTTTTGAATTTCAATAAAAAATAAGGTGATATAGCTTAAATCAACAGGTCAAACTGCCAAAATAGTGCTACCACATTGAAATTTTAAAGGGGTAAACAGTTATATTGGGGGTTAATGGGTAATGATCCATAATCTACTGAATAACAGTATCCAACCGTCATATGCGGATCGCCGCGTGACTTTGGCATTTACTTTCCTGTCATTCTTTACTTCATCACGAAGTTACCGTCACATCTTTAATACACCTTCGAGGCTGAGTCATTAATCTGTCAGCTTAAGGTCGTATATTGTCACTGTTTAGAAGTTCTAAGCACTTTTTATTAAAATCTGAGTATTGCCGTTTCCCCGACATAACTGCCTTGCAGTGTTATGTCTTCACTGACATACATCAGGAAGGAGAACGCGTCACTCACCCCTCCATAAAAGGAGTTTATTATGAATGATAATATCGCTCGCAAAATGCGTCAGACGTACAACATCGCGTATTGGGGTGGTGGTTACTATCAGGTGAATGAGCGCGGAAATGTCTGTGTTTGCCCGAACCCTGAGAACCCTGACACCTTTGTTGATTTAGCTGACCTCGTTAATCAGGTTAAAGAAGAGCAGGAGCATTTACGCTTGCCTGCACTGTTTTGTTTCCCGCAAATCTTGCAGCACCGTTTACGTTCAATAAACGCAGCATTTAGACGTGCACGTGAGTCTTATGGCTATAAAGGCGATTATTTCCTGGTTTATCCAATAAAAGTTAACCAGCAACGCCGAGTCATTGAATCACTGGTTAATTCTGGGGAACCGTTAGGGCTTGAAGCGGGTTCAAAAGCTGAATTAATGGCCGTTTTAGCGAACGCAGGTAAAACACAAACCGTTATCGTCTGTAATGGATATAAAGACCGTGAATATATCCGATTAGCATTAATTGGGGAAAAATTGGGTCACAAGGTTTACCTTGTTATCGAAAAAATGTCTGAGATTGAGATGGTATTGGCAGAAGCGGAAAGCTTAAATGTCACGCCACGCTTAGGGGTTCGTGCCCGTTTGGCTTCCCAAGGCTCAGGTAAATGGCAGGCAAGTGGCGGTGAAAAATCTAAATTTGGTTTGGCTGCAACTCAAGTACTGCAATTAGTGGAAATTTTACGCAATGCTAATCGCCTAGATAGCCTGCAGTTGCTTCATTTCCATTTAGGCTCCCAGATGGCTAATATTCGTGATATCGCAACCGGTGTCCGTGAATCAGCCCGTTTTTATGTTGAATTGCATCGCCTAGGAGTCAACATTCAGTGCTTTGATGTGGGTGGTGGCCTAGGTGTTGACTATGAAGGTACTCGCTCTCAATCCGATTGCTCAGTCAACTATGGCTTAAATGAATATGCCAACAATGTCATTTGGGCGATTGGGGATGCGTGTGAAGAGTTTGATTTACCACATCCAACGGTAATTACGGAATCAGGCCGTGCGTTGACAGCGCACCATACGGTGTTAGTGTCCAATGTGATTGGGGTTGAACGTAATGAATTTACCAAAACAACACCGCCTCATGAAGATGCGCCACGTTCATTAATTTCCTTATGGGAAACGTGGGAGTCAATGCAGCACCAAGGTAATAGCCGTTCATTACGCGAATGGTTGCATGATAGCCAGTTCG includes these proteins:
- the speA gene encoding biosynthetic arginine decarboxylase, giving the protein MNDNIARKMRQTYNIAYWGGGYYQVNERGNVCVCPNPENPDTFVDLADLVNQVKEEQEHLRLPALFCFPQILQHRLRSINAAFRRARESYGYKGDYFLVYPIKVNQQRRVIESLVNSGEPLGLEAGSKAELMAVLANAGKTQTVIVCNGYKDREYIRLALIGEKLGHKVYLVIEKMSEIEMVLAEAESLNVTPRLGVRARLASQGSGKWQASGGEKSKFGLAATQVLQLVEILRNANRLDSLQLLHFHLGSQMANIRDIATGVRESARFYVELHRLGVNIQCFDVGGGLGVDYEGTRSQSDCSVNYGLNEYANNVIWAIGDACEEFDLPHPTVITESGRALTAHHTVLVSNVIGVERNEFTKTTPPHEDAPRSLISLWETWESMQHQGNSRSLREWLHDSQFDLQEAHTQYAHGVLDLTQRAWAEELYLNICRRIQQDLDPSNRAHRPIIDELQERMADKFYVNFSLFQSLPDSWGIDQVFPVLPIEGLDKPLDRRAVLLDITCDSDGIIDHYVDGDGVETTMPMPAYDPENPPMIGFFMIGAYQEILGNMHNLFGDTAAIDVWVDSQGNLRYLQSEEGDSVADMLQYVKLVPEVLLESFTEQVKGTGLSEQLQKDFVAEFENGLYGYTYLEDE
- a CDS encoding ArsR/SmtB family transcription factor; this encodes MPNNTSEQQLLAMKQAASETASLLKTLGNPDRLILLCQLTQGEACVSELEEQLGILQPTLSQQLTVLRNEGLVMTRREGKRIYYAIADEKLFTLLNTLYQLYCPVKEK
- a CDS encoding YeeE/YedE family protein → MTIDWANFTPLSAAIGGVLIGLAAAILLVFNGRIAGISGILGGLLKPAKGDTAWKLAFIIGLMSAPTLFTWLAYTPEVNIATSTPILVLAGLFVGFGSRLGSGCTSGHGICGMARLSRRSIVAVLVFMIVAFATVALANHYGIGR
- the metK gene encoding methionine adenosyltransferase, with protein sequence MATHLFTSESVSEGHPDKIADQISDAVLDAILEQDPKARVACETYVKTGMVMVGGEITTSAWVDIEEITRKTVREIGYTSSEMGFDANSCAVLSAIGKQSPDINQGVDRVDPSEQGAGDQGLMFGYATNETDVLMPAPITYAHRLVQRQADVRKNGTLPWLRPDAKSQVTFQYDNNKIVGIDAVVLSTQHSEDIQQKDLHEAVMEEIIKPVLPAEWLSKDTKYFINPTGRFVIGGPMGDCGLTGRKIIVDTYGGMARHGGGAFSGKDPSKVDRSAAYAARYVAKNIVAAGLADRCEIQVSYAIGVAEPTSIMVETFGTGKVDESLLIQLVREFFDLRPYGLIKMLDLLHPIYQQTASYGHFGRSQFPWEKTDKAEALRAAAGL
- a CDS encoding DUF6691 family protein; translation: MPILIALISGILFGLGLVIAGMGNPAKILAFLDITGTWDPSLLITMAVGMVISGIAFLGVKKRSVSVLNCPLQIPTNQTIDKKLVTGSVLFGVGWGLAGICPGPALLLTGMGLTQGIIFTLAMVAGMAIFQFTQKN
- a CDS encoding magnesium transporter — encoded protein: MTFTTQNKAGAVAIAQSAMKGARLKDNNTQPAKVDDATVSAYMSQSYLPVSVADSIACVKKNLIEHLDGEQIPTYLFVVDNDNYLNGILSVKSLLASPENLLVSDIMRHNYFSVAPEQSRHDVYDLINHSGLDMIPVVQFGKLMGVLRPQDIAELIEDENTLDAQLQGATTPLDEPYLTTSPVTLWRKRVVWLLMLFVAEAYTGTVLKAFEEQLEAAISLAFFIPLLIGTGGNSGTQITSTLVRAMALGEVSLRNLGTVLKKEVSTSFLVAVTIGGAALIRAWILGVGHEVTIVVSLTIVAITMWSAIVSSIIPMVLKKMKVDPAVVSAPFIATFIDGTGLIIYFEIAKLVMTEFA
- a CDS encoding SprT family zinc-dependent metalloprotease, which produces MKTIRVPLFLQQQVMRTLREKLALAEHKLEQSFSEPTVNYKQRGTTAGSAYLKEWEIRLNPSLLIENAEQFIDEVVPHELAHLLVFHVFGRKGIAPHGKEWKWMMQHVLEVTAKRTHNFAVTTVKSKTFLYRCACEVSHELTIRRHNKVLRGENQYLCRKCGEVLKQEGISVAAAEN
- a CDS encoding HEAT repeat domain-containing protein; translated protein: MDKVIVGMLTKLTFRVNDEIKIAAISALGDFKATIEYNDAIIRIIDLCQDPNKEVAVSAINTLSKLSIYFLNSSLPKH